In Streptomyces canus, one DNA window encodes the following:
- the araD gene encoding L-ribulose-5-phosphate 4-epimerase AraD — protein sequence MTVRVRDGLREEVLRANLAIPQVGLATLTWGNVSGVDRDAGVFVIKPSGVPYEDLALDHLVTVRLSDGAVVEGDLRPSTDTETHRCLYRAFPSIGGVTHTHSTHAVAFAQARRDIPVLGTTHADTFNGPIPVTRDLTPEECAKDYEYNTGVVIVDLLGEEDQKAVEVPAALVANHGPFTWGTTARKSLEHAIICEAVADIALHTLSLSPAAPPPRHLLERHYTRKHGPDAYYGNPEVTTSSG from the coding sequence ATGACCGTACGAGTCCGCGACGGCCTGCGAGAGGAGGTCCTGAGGGCGAACCTCGCCATCCCTCAAGTAGGCCTGGCGACCCTGACCTGGGGCAACGTGAGCGGAGTCGACCGCGACGCGGGGGTGTTCGTCATCAAGCCGTCGGGCGTGCCCTACGAGGATCTCGCTCTGGACCACCTGGTGACGGTCCGTCTGTCCGACGGCGCGGTCGTAGAGGGCGACCTGCGCCCCTCCACCGACACCGAGACCCACCGCTGCCTCTACCGCGCCTTCCCCTCCATCGGCGGCGTCACCCACACCCACTCCACCCACGCGGTCGCCTTCGCGCAGGCCCGCCGCGACATCCCGGTCCTCGGCACGACCCACGCCGACACCTTCAACGGCCCCATCCCCGTCACTCGTGACCTCACCCCCGAGGAGTGCGCCAAGGACTACGAGTACAACACCGGCGTCGTCATCGTGGACCTGCTGGGGGAGGAGGACCAGAAAGCCGTCGAGGTCCCCGCGGCCCTCGTGGCGAACCACGGCCCCTTCACCTGGGGCACCACCGCCCGCAAGTCCCTGGAACACGCGATCATCTGCGAGGCGGTCGCCGACATCGCCCTCCACACCCTGTCCCTGTCCCCGGCCGCCCCACCACCACGTCATCTACTGGAACGCCACTACACCCGCAAGCACGGGCCCGACGCGTACTACGGCAACCCGGAGGTGACCACGTCCTCCGGCTGA
- a CDS encoding CdaR family transcriptional regulator: MLSPSLAQEIASDTTAVIGFNVLITDAGGLVIGSGDSSRVGSFHEASVEVVRTQEPATHNASQAQQLRGVRPGVTLPLVANGKAVGTVGITGTPAQVRRFGLLVKRQTEILLRESVMLRSRLLAERAAEKLLADVASYDPQVVEGDFLLFRAAELGFDLRLRRVAVAIEVRVPDTGARRQGVPTKDMALVRSELLRTVREVFADPQDIIASTAPGWIGVLRRLPERRPVTSLLDDCRRTTDVIAAQDGLVARAGIGEPAASVSGLHDSYQDACDALRLGARVASDSPVHLITDLRVHQALTAVSQSARNRLIERTTTSLRGQPDWPVLRDTITAWCESGFNLVRASEALHIHRNTVVYRMNKIEQTTGRPLRDHRTTMALYLACLADRLGGGTGAGDGRE; the protein is encoded by the coding sequence ATGCTGAGCCCGTCACTCGCGCAGGAGATCGCCTCCGACACCACCGCCGTCATCGGCTTCAACGTGCTGATCACCGACGCGGGCGGTCTGGTCATCGGCAGCGGCGACAGCAGCCGGGTGGGCAGCTTCCACGAGGCGTCCGTCGAGGTCGTCCGCACCCAGGAACCCGCCACGCACAACGCGTCGCAGGCACAGCAACTGCGCGGAGTACGCCCGGGAGTCACCCTGCCCCTGGTCGCGAACGGAAAGGCCGTGGGCACGGTCGGGATCACCGGAACGCCCGCGCAGGTGCGCCGGTTCGGGCTGCTCGTCAAACGCCAGACGGAGATCCTGCTCAGAGAGTCCGTGATGCTGCGCTCCCGCCTGCTCGCCGAGCGGGCGGCGGAGAAGCTGCTGGCCGACGTCGCGTCGTACGACCCGCAGGTCGTGGAGGGCGACTTCCTGCTGTTCCGGGCCGCCGAGCTGGGCTTCGACCTACGGCTGCGACGGGTCGCGGTCGCCATCGAGGTACGGGTCCCCGACACGGGCGCCCGACGCCAAGGGGTGCCCACCAAAGACATGGCGCTGGTCCGCTCGGAACTGCTGCGCACGGTCCGCGAGGTCTTCGCCGACCCCCAGGACATCATCGCCTCCACGGCTCCGGGCTGGATCGGCGTACTGCGCAGACTCCCGGAACGGCGCCCGGTGACCTCCCTGCTGGACGACTGCCGGCGGACCACCGACGTCATCGCCGCGCAGGACGGTCTCGTCGCCCGGGCCGGCATCGGCGAACCGGCCGCCTCCGTGAGCGGACTGCACGATTCCTACCAGGACGCCTGCGACGCGCTCCGCCTCGGGGCGCGCGTGGCGAGCGACTCCCCCGTCCACCTGATCACCGACCTGCGCGTCCACCAGGCCCTCACGGCGGTGTCCCAGTCGGCCCGCAACCGCCTGATCGAACGCACCACCACGAGCCTGCGGGGCCAGCCGGACTGGCCGGTCCTGCGCGACACCATCACGGCGTGGTGCGAGAGCGGATTCAACCTCGTACGCGCCTCCGAGGCCCTGCACATCCACCGCAACACCGTCGTCTACCGGATGAACAAGATCGAGCAGACGACCGGCCGGCCACTGCGGGACCACCGGACCACGATGGCGTTGTATCTGGCCTGTCTGGCCGATCGGTTGGGCGGAGGGACGGGGGCCGGCGACGGGCGCGAGTGA
- a CDS encoding substrate-binding periplasmic protein → MPMIRMRPLAVALSATLLLLGTAACGSGDDDGPKNVSAKTAALGTLTPGVIKVAVEPYAPYTSVQGGKIVGLDGDILTYVAKKLGLEVKPQVTDFAGMLAGVQSRRVDITVGGVAWSADRQKQGLFTDPPYYSPPAMAVRNGKTYKTVDDLENLSLGTVEGYVWVKSIQSVPGAKLHAYPDANGVFDDLGAGRVDVGFLDPLLIIAAQKERPELKISTQYLTPPTAAEVKAKPAYAYFQPYQTGFYLPKKATKLEQAISAQIDAMYTNGEMAKLVEKYGGDPEQFLKPAADVATARRGVDRPQDWNPPTIAK, encoded by the coding sequence ATGCCGATGATCCGTATGCGTCCGCTTGCCGTCGCTCTGTCCGCCACCCTCCTGCTCCTCGGGACCGCCGCCTGCGGTTCCGGTGACGACGACGGCCCCAAGAACGTGTCGGCGAAGACCGCCGCGCTGGGCACCCTCACCCCCGGCGTCATCAAGGTGGCCGTGGAGCCGTACGCCCCCTACACCAGCGTCCAGGGCGGCAAGATCGTCGGCCTGGACGGCGACATCCTCACCTACGTGGCCAAGAAGCTCGGCCTGGAGGTCAAACCGCAGGTGACGGACTTCGCCGGCATGCTCGCCGGGGTGCAGTCCCGCCGCGTGGACATCACCGTCGGCGGTGTCGCCTGGTCCGCTGACCGGCAGAAGCAGGGGCTGTTCACCGACCCGCCCTACTACTCGCCCCCGGCGATGGCCGTCCGCAACGGCAAGACGTACAAGACCGTCGACGACCTCGAGAATCTGAGCCTCGGCACCGTCGAGGGCTATGTCTGGGTCAAGTCGATCCAGTCCGTTCCCGGCGCCAAGCTGCACGCCTACCCCGACGCCAACGGCGTCTTCGACGACCTCGGCGCGGGCCGCGTCGACGTCGGCTTCCTCGACCCGCTCCTCATCATCGCGGCGCAGAAGGAACGTCCGGAGCTGAAGATCAGCACCCAGTACCTGACCCCGCCGACCGCCGCCGAGGTCAAGGCGAAGCCCGCCTACGCCTACTTCCAGCCGTACCAGACCGGCTTCTACCTGCCCAAGAAGGCCACCAAGCTGGAGCAGGCGATCTCCGCGCAGATCGACGCCATGTACACGAACGGCGAGATGGCCAAGCTCGTCGAGAAGTACGGCGGCGACCCCGAGCAGTTCCTGAAGCCGGCCGCCGACGTCGCCACCGCGCGCCGGGGCGTGGACCGGCCGCAGGACTGGAACCCGCCCACCATCGCGAAGTGA
- a CDS encoding amino acid ABC transporter permease: MSGLFQVPWSDYRPDLVDALWRTVSYTVVSFAGAVLLGLAVALLRLSRAWPARAVAAVYTEVFKNVPLLAIIFLTYFGLASAGIRLDVFTAGCLSLVVFYAAYLSEIFRSAISGVHAGQTEAGEALGLGRAGIFGHIVLPQAVRQALPGTNTMLVDLLKSTSLLVTVSAAELMSEGRLITSATFRALEVYLVISAIYFALCYPLSQLLLLLERKVRAGIPLSPWRRRRLKAARALLAPAVEADMKAGAV; encoded by the coding sequence ATGTCCGGCCTTTTTCAGGTTCCCTGGTCCGACTACCGGCCCGACCTCGTCGACGCCCTGTGGCGCACCGTCTCCTACACGGTCGTGAGCTTCGCCGGCGCGGTCCTGCTCGGTCTCGCGGTGGCGCTGCTCCGGCTCAGCAGAGCGTGGCCCGCGCGTGCCGTCGCCGCCGTCTACACCGAGGTGTTCAAGAACGTCCCCCTCCTCGCCATCATCTTCCTCACCTACTTCGGCCTGGCCTCGGCGGGCATCCGGCTGGACGTCTTCACCGCCGGCTGCCTCAGCCTCGTCGTCTTCTACGCCGCCTACCTGTCCGAGATCTTCCGCTCCGCGATCAGCGGGGTGCACGCCGGACAGACGGAGGCCGGGGAGGCGCTGGGCCTGGGCCGGGCGGGAATCTTCGGGCACATCGTGCTGCCGCAGGCCGTACGGCAGGCGCTGCCCGGCACCAACACCATGCTCGTCGACCTGCTGAAGTCCACCTCGCTGCTGGTCACCGTCTCCGCCGCCGAGCTGATGTCCGAGGGGCGGCTCATCACCTCGGCCACCTTCCGGGCCCTGGAGGTGTACCTGGTCATCTCGGCCATCTACTTCGCCCTGTGCTACCCGCTCTCCCAACTGCTGCTGCTCCTGGAACGCAAGGTACGGGCGGGCATCCCCCTCTCCCCGTGGCGACGACGGCGACTGAAGGCGGCACGCGCCCTGCTCGCCCCGGCCGTGGAGGCCGACATGAAGGCAGGTGCCGTATGA
- a CDS encoding amino acid ABC transporter ATP-binding protein gives MTESVTTPQTTPGTPTEAVVRINGLSKSFDGRLVLDQVDLEVDRGRIVSVIGQSGGGKTTLMRCVNLLERPDRGTIEVAGELVHSDGRTVCRDLPRLRRTVGMVFQRFNLFPHLTAVENVVLAQRKAGIPEQEALERAVTLLRRVGVAHRALGRPEQLSGGEQQRVAIARALALKPELLLFDEPTSSLDPEATREVLSVMRELAADGMTMLLVTHELPFAREVSDHVVFVDGGRIVEEGRPEDVLDSPSQARTREFLASYGTAS, from the coding sequence ATGACCGAGTCGGTCACCACCCCGCAGACCACGCCTGGGACACCGACAGAGGCCGTCGTACGGATCAACGGCCTGAGCAAGTCCTTCGACGGCCGCCTCGTCCTCGACCAGGTGGACCTGGAGGTCGACCGCGGCCGGATCGTCAGCGTCATCGGACAGAGCGGGGGCGGCAAGACGACCCTGATGCGCTGCGTCAACCTCCTGGAACGGCCCGACCGCGGCACGATCGAGGTCGCCGGAGAGCTGGTGCACAGCGACGGCCGCACGGTCTGCCGCGACCTGCCACGCCTGCGCCGTACCGTCGGCATGGTCTTCCAGCGGTTCAACCTCTTCCCGCATCTGACCGCCGTGGAGAACGTCGTCCTGGCCCAGCGCAAGGCGGGTATCCCGGAGCAGGAGGCGCTGGAGCGTGCCGTCACGCTGCTGCGCCGGGTCGGCGTCGCGCACCGTGCCCTCGGCCGGCCCGAGCAGCTGTCCGGCGGCGAACAGCAACGCGTCGCCATCGCGAGGGCCCTCGCCCTCAAGCCCGAGCTGCTGCTCTTCGACGAGCCCACGTCCTCCCTGGACCCCGAGGCGACCCGGGAGGTACTGAGCGTGATGCGAGAACTCGCCGCGGACGGGATGACGATGCTGCTGGTCACCCACGAACTGCCCTTCGCCCGCGAGGTGTCCGACCACGTCGTCTTCGTCGACGGCGGCCGGATCGTGGAGGAGGGCAGGCCCGAGGACGTGCTCGACAGCCCCTCCCAGGCCCGCACCCGGGAGTTCCTCGCGTCGTACGGAACCGCGTCATGA
- a CDS encoding NAD(P)/FAD-dependent oxidoreductase: MTGTPALTGDGPVVVVGGGVVGLCTAYYLAAAGLPVEVVERRGLGSGVSRGNAGWVCLSHSTPVPSPGVLRYALRSLGRPDSPLYVRPLPDPAFLRWLWRFWRSSAPAAFRRGYAAIADLNHDTFDLFDGLREAGVATTLTRPGMVHAFLSAAEARHHLAIQREMAEGHYPMPDDITTGDEARLLDGALSSKVRAAYLVEGEGVVDPEGFARGLGEALAAAGVKVHENAEVTGFRSGTGRVTALRTDRGEIPCSAVVVAAGMRSPALLRALGHRLPLQAGKGYSFAVDLDPAPRHTLYFGERRAVASPIGTTTRIGGTMELSGNNNRLDWRRIVAVALASRHYLGRWFDDPDDLVSLIRDPWVGGRPFLPDGLPVIDRLPGLENAFAATGHGMLGVTLGPATGHRLAEYIRTGRRPEVLAPFGFDRLRG, encoded by the coding sequence ATGACCGGTACGCCGGCTCTCACCGGCGACGGACCCGTGGTGGTCGTCGGGGGCGGTGTCGTAGGACTGTGCACCGCGTACTACCTGGCGGCGGCCGGGCTTCCGGTGGAGGTCGTCGAGCGGCGCGGGCTGGGCTCGGGGGTGTCCCGGGGCAACGCGGGCTGGGTCTGCCTCAGCCACTCGACGCCCGTGCCGTCCCCAGGAGTGCTGCGCTACGCCCTGCGCTCCCTGGGCCGTCCGGACTCGCCGCTCTATGTGCGGCCCCTTCCCGACCCGGCGTTCCTGCGCTGGCTGTGGCGGTTCTGGCGCAGCAGCGCACCGGCCGCCTTCCGGCGGGGCTACGCGGCGATCGCCGACCTGAACCACGACACCTTCGACCTCTTCGACGGGCTGCGCGAGGCCGGGGTGGCCACCACCCTGACCCGGCCCGGCATGGTGCACGCGTTCCTGTCGGCGGCCGAGGCCCGTCATCACCTCGCGATCCAGCGGGAGATGGCGGAGGGCCACTATCCGATGCCCGACGACATCACCACGGGCGACGAGGCCCGGCTGCTGGACGGCGCGCTCTCGTCCAAGGTGCGCGCGGCCTACCTCGTCGAGGGCGAGGGCGTGGTCGATCCGGAGGGGTTCGCCCGCGGGCTCGGCGAGGCGCTCGCCGCCGCGGGGGTGAAGGTCCACGAGAACGCGGAGGTCACCGGATTCCGGTCCGGGACGGGGCGGGTGACCGCACTGAGGACCGACCGGGGCGAGATCCCCTGTTCGGCCGTCGTCGTCGCGGCCGGAATGCGGTCCCCGGCGCTGCTGCGCGCGCTCGGACACCGGCTGCCGCTCCAGGCCGGCAAGGGCTACAGCTTCGCGGTGGACCTGGACCCGGCACCCCGGCACACCCTGTACTTCGGCGAGCGCAGGGCCGTCGCCTCACCGATCGGCACCACCACCCGGATCGGCGGCACGATGGAGCTGAGCGGCAACAACAACCGTCTCGACTGGCGCCGGATCGTCGCGGTGGCGCTCGCCAGCCGCCACTACCTGGGCCGCTGGTTCGACGACCCCGACGACCTGGTGAGCCTGATCCGCGACCCCTGGGTCGGCGGCCGGCCCTTCCTCCCGGACGGCCTCCCGGTGATCGACCGGCTGCCGGGCCTGGAGAACGCCTTCGCGGCCACCGGCCACGGCATGCTCGGCGTCACCCTGGGCCCGGCCACCGGCCACCGGCTCGCCGAGTACATCCGTACCGGCCGCCGCCCCGAGGTCCTCGCCCCGTTCGGCTTCGACCGGCTGCGCGGCTGA